The Alphaproteobacteria bacterium genome segment GCGGTCCAGGCCCGGCTGAAAAATCACCGCGCCCCGGCGCAATCGTCTCGACTGGCAAGACACTGCGCAGCGGGACGTATTCGCCGAACGGCACCAGGTGGAATTTGTCGTAGCGCGCGACGACGCGCCCCTCCTGGTCAAGCGCTTCGAGGCTATTGTAGTAGCGATAGGCGCTGCCATCCGGGCCCGGCCCGTCTTCGCGCGGCGTGCGGCGGAGCGTTCCGGTCAGAAGCAAGCCGCCCTTCGGCACGACACTCACAAGTGCATCGCGAAGCTGTACATCCTCATCGAGGAAGAACGGTCCGATGCTCGTCTCCGGCCAAACGATGTCGGTGATCCGTTCGCGGCCGGGGCCGTTGCTCAGGCGTATCGCGGTCAGGAGATTGTCGCGCACACGTTCGGCTTGCCACTTGTCCGCTTGCTCGATGTTAGGCTGCACGAGACGAAGCTCGACGCCGGGCACCATCGCCGTTGTGGCATTCGCGAGGCGGGCGGCACCGCCGCACCAGAGCGCCGCCGCGACCAGGATCGCCCCAAGGATCGGGAGCCAGGGCCGGCGCACGGCATCCGGTCCGCCCAGTGCCGCCGGCAAGGCGCCGATCAGGACCGTCACGAGGCTGAGGCCATAGATTCCGACGACGGACGCGAATTGGATCGGCGCGTCGGCAATCGTCCAGGTGTAGCCGATCAGGTTCCACGGAAAACCCGAGAGTGCGTGTCCCCTGACCCATTCGAATACCGTCCAGGCAAGGGCGAGTGCGAAGACGCGTCCTAGTCCCTTGGCGCGGCACATGCGCAATGCGACAAGTGCAAAGCCCGAATAGATCGCCATCCCAGCCGAAAGCCCCCCGGTCGCAAACGGGATCATCCAGCCGAATTGCGCGATATCGACCGCCATCGCAATTCCGACCCAATAGAGCCCGACGAGGAAAAAGCCGAAGCCGAACCACCAGCCGAGTGCGAATGCGGCCTTGAGCGTCTCGATACCGTCGGACAGCCAGAGGAGTCCCGTGAACGCCGGGACGATGAGGGGGGTCGCATAAAAGGGCGGCAATGCAAGGGCGGCGCAAATGCCGAGGAGAAACGCCAGACCGTATCGCCGAATCCCCCTGCGGGCCGCAACACGCGCTGAGAGGTCGACGAGGCGCGCGCCGAGCCCCGCACCTAGCGCCACGCGCGCCATGGTCATGAGGCAGCCGGCGGTAGTTGAGGAGCCTTGCGCACGCGCAGGCGCTTGATACGCCGCGCGTCGGCATCGATCACTTCGAATTCGTAGCCCGCGGGGTGGCCGATGATCTCGCCGCGCGCCGGCACGCGGCCGGCCAGGGCCGCAACGAGGCCACCGAGCGTGTCGACCTCTTCATGGGTGTCGTCGAGCGGGATTTTGCCCACGCGCTCCTCGAACGTCTCGATTTCGACGCGCCCATCCACGAGGAAGGTTCCATTCGGCAATTCCTGGATCATCGGCCTAGGATCGACATCGTGCTCATCCTCGATCTCGCCGACGATTTCCTCGACCAGGTCCTCGATCGTGACGATGCCGTCGATCCCGCCGAACTCGTCGACGACGAGCGCCAAATGATGACGCGTCGCCCTCATCTTGAGCAGGAGATCGAGCACGCGCATCGACGGCACGATGAAGAGCACGGGCCGCATGATCTTCGCGATTCGAAATTCGCTCTCGCGGCCCCACCAGGCGAGGACATCCTTGATGTGAACCATGCCGACGACGTCGTCGAGGGTCTCGCGATAGACGGGCATGCGCGAGTGAGCCTCCGTGCCCATCACGCGCGTCAGCTCGTCGAGCGAAAGCGTGTGTTCGACCGCGACGATGTCGGCGCGCGGCACCATGACGTCAGCGACCGTCAGGTCGTGCAGCTTCAAGATGTTCGCAAGAAGGGCGCGCTCCTGCGGATCGATTTCAGCGCCCGTCGCATCGGTCTCCTCGATGAGCTCGCCGAGCGCTTCGCGCAAGCCCGATTCGCCGTTGCGCGTCCGACGCACCCCGGTGAGCCATTGGCGCAGAATCCGAAACGGCGAAACGTCGCGCTCAGCCTCGTCGCCCGCCGTTTCGGACGCGGGTTTGGCGCCAGCATGCGCCGCATCGTCCAACAGCCGATCAGCCATGGGTCGGAACCCCTGCGACCGTCATTTCCCGCCCCTTCCGCGCACGGGTGCTGCGCGCGTTTCAATTCTTGGCGTCGTGCGCGCGGATCCGGGTGCCCGGCACCTATCGGCGACGCCCGGTCTCGACGTCGCCCGCCGCCGGGCGGCGTGCGAATTGGCGCCGTAAGGATCGGCGATGCCGAGACGAGCCAATATCAAAACCTCCAAACCTTCCATCCGCCGCGCCTCAGCGAGCCTATC includes the following:
- a CDS encoding hemolysin family protein, producing the protein MADRLLDDAAHAGAKPASETAGDEAERDVSPFRILRQWLTGVRRTRNGESGLREALGELIEETDATGAEIDPQERALLANILKLHDLTVADVMVPRADIVAVEHTLSLDELTRVMGTEAHSRMPVYRETLDDVVGMVHIKDVLAWWGRESEFRIAKIMRPVLFIVPSMRVLDLLLKMRATRHHLALVVDEFGGIDGIVTIEDLVEEIVGEIEDEHDVDPRPMIQELPNGTFLVDGRVEIETFEERVGKIPLDDTHEEVDTLGGLVAALAGRVPARGEIIGHPAGYEFEVIDADARRIKRLRVRKAPQLPPAAS
- the lnt gene encoding apolipoprotein N-acyltransferase, whose protein sequence is MTMARVALGAGLGARLVDLSARVAARRGIRRYGLAFLLGICAALALPPFYATPLIVPAFTGLLWLSDGIETLKAAFALGWWFGFGFFLVGLYWVGIAMAVDIAQFGWMIPFATGGLSAGMAIYSGFALVALRMCRAKGLGRVFALALAWTVFEWVRGHALSGFPWNLIGYTWTIADAPIQFASVVGIYGLSLVTVLIGALPAALGGPDAVRRPWLPILGAILVAAALWCGGAARLANATTAMVPGVELRLVQPNIEQADKWQAERVRDNLLTAIRLSNGPGRERITDIVWPETSIGPFFLDEDVQLRDALVSVVPKGGLLLTGTLRRTPREDGPGPDGSAYRYYNSLEALDQEGRVVARYDKFHLVPFGEYVPLRSVLPVETIAPGRGDFSAGPGP